From the genome of Spinacia oleracea cultivar Varoflay chromosome 2, BTI_SOV_V1, whole genome shotgun sequence, one region includes:
- the LOC130467629 gene encoding uncharacterized protein, with translation MSPRAYDIITNTVIEKTHMNVDKKHVKNRIKTLRNNFNSAYDIFKGRTSGFSWNPVTFVMDAEDEVWEELIQDNKKAANFQGKPIPHFGILEEIYAKDRATGEKGGTAKERKRKLESSKKSFEDDQVLIDLESIAGVDAAIAENLIKLESSSQESDDTTKGTKSSSNLSSKPQGQDNIKLEITKKINETMPTNNKKLRIMDTLAQNCDVMKDGLDKLSLAIKEGNTSIEKFKQRVYSESEIWNELEVMGLDEDYLFDAYKVLARDATLTRCFFGMPDDKRITWLKRKISSLI, from the exons ATGTCTCCCCGTGCATATGATATTATCACCAACACTGTTATTGAGAAAACACACATGAATGTGGACAAGAAGCATGTGAAGAATCGCATTAAAACACTTCGAAACAATTTCAACTCTGCGTATGATATTTTTAAAGGTAGAACTAGTGGTTTCAGTTGGAATCCGGTAACTTTTGTAATGGATGCTGAAGATGAAGTTTGGGAGGAACTTATACAG GACAACAAGAAGGCAGCAAATTTTCAAGGCAAGCCCATTCCTCACTTTGGGATACTAGAAGAGATATATGCCAAAGACAGAGCTACTGGGGAAAAGGGTGGTACTGCAAAAGAAAGAAAACGTAAGCTAGAAAGCTCTAAAAAATCCTTTGAAGATGATCAAGTACTCATAGACCTTGAGAGTATTGCAGGGGTGGATGCTGCCATTGCCGAAAATCTCATTAAGTTAGAGTCATCTAGTCAAGAATCTGATGATACCACAAAAGGTACTAAAAGCTCTTCAAACTTATCTTCTAAACCACAAGGTCAAGACAATATCAAGCTTGAAATTACCAAAAAAATCAACGAGACTATGCCCACTAATAATAAGAAGTTGAGAATCATGGATACACTTGCTCAAAATTGTGATGTCATGAAGGATGGACTAGACAAGCTATCATTGGCTATCAAAGAAGGTAATACATCAATAGAAAAATTCAAACAACGTGTTTATTCTGAAAGTGAGATATGGAACGAGTTGGAGGTAATGGGTTTGGATGAAGATTATTTATTCGACGCTTATAAAGTTCTTGCAAGAGATGCAACATTGACACGCTGTTTTTTTGGAATGCCGGATGACAAGCGTATTACATGGTTGAAAAGGAAGATATCATCTTTGATTTGA
- the LOC110787237 gene encoding uncharacterized protein, which translates to MDFSQKDGKKSKKSQEKATTPQPATTSKFQPSLLNPAHPSQAQSVISPATKNTSIPAQKEFTVEDDDELEIESPAREQPKTPLEQTLQERLSPLSEVFTGEQLKTLSTVMAALSELPASQQLGSVGSLRKTRSAVPQLPVRDLLTALNQENTPEKRKRSDPAETEWPEAEQVPIAEYERRAPVLQIARRQTIQPKDSPLCREILEERMERIKIPTGRYDGTTDPEDHCTTFEQHMMLYTDSDAMWCKVFPSTLLGVVASWYKGIEAHSIYSFRQLQESFLSRFVSKQKRKKSSGELMSFAQRDREPLRDYLTRFNNKSITIPNLQQEVAVLALMRGMQECEFKRYLSRKSYTNLGDVLHKANEYIRGDEMMKISNVVVATRGNVRYNPGYNPQAGKGGNNFHQSNNQQGAGQRNQNNRNANPQGQRSRQDRRESRGLFDNYTPLNTPPTAIYNINNKMDGWRRPPPMQSRERNVKKFCDFHNEHGHLTEDCRDLKDNIEDMVRKGYFSQYRARQGNGNNNSVGGNPTNSYRPQQQNQQQYPRIEQPYQPPRIEQKQPETSARAEQRDGGKKPPVYINSGGPVHGGIISDASRSLEEHRHMVNYHNTRVWPNPPSIPVMTFSESDCRGIIFPHDDPLVLTIDIANADVNRVLVDGDSSANIIFWEAFKQLHIPEDELQRVNYPVIGFSGSTVYPEGSIRLPVKIGEGSEMRDLMVDFLIIKVPAAYNVIIGRPFIHDVQAVVSYVEPGKAGKDKGKSVGGKVLLLDCFENTGKNGPRSELDY; encoded by the coding sequence ATGGATTTCTCACAGAAAGACggtaaaaaatcaaagaaaagtcaAGAAAAAGCAACAACCCCGCAACCGGCGACAACCTCCAAGTTCCAACCCTCACTTCTAAACCCCGCCCATCCATCACAAGCACAATCAGTTATAAGCCCAGCAACAAAAAACACCTCGATACCGGCACAAAAGGAATTCACAGTGGAGGACGACGATGAGTTAGAAATAGAAAGCCCTGCCAGAGAGCAACCGAAAACTCCGCTGGAGCAGACGCTGCAGGAGCGCCTGTCTCCCCTGTCGGAAGTATTCACGGGAGAGCAATTGAAAACACTGTCAACGGTGATGGCCGCTTTGTCAGAGCTACCAGCCTCGCAGCAGCTAGGGTCAGTCGGCAGTCTAAGAAAGACCAGGTCGGCGGTTCCCCAGTTACCTGTTAGGGATCTCCTAACCGCCCTGAATCAAGAAAACACCCCAGAAAAAAGAAAGCGCTCGGATCCGGCGGAAACAGAATGGCCTGAAGCAGAGCAAGTCCCAATCGCGGAATATGAGCGAAGAGCGCCGGTTCTACAGATAGCTAGACGGCAGACAATCCAGCCAAAGGATTCTCCTCTGTGTCGAGAAATCCTAGAAGAAAGGATGGAAAGGATAAAAATCCCGACAGGGAGATACGATGGGACGACGGATCCGGAGGATCACTGCACCACATTCGAACAGCACATGATGCTGTACACAGATTCTGATGCCATGTGGTGCAAAGTATTCCCATCCACACTCTTAGGAGTTGTAGCGAGCTGGTATAAGGGCATAGAGGCACACTCCATATACAGTTTCCGACAGCTGCAGGAGTCGTTTTTGTCACGATTTGTGAGCaaacagaagagaaagaaatcGTCGGGAGAGTTGATGTCGTTCGCTCAAAGAGATAGAGAGCCGTTAAGAGATTATCTCACCCGCTTTAACAACAAATCAATCACTATTCCCAATTTGCAGCAGGAGGTTGCTGTTCTGGCTCTGATGAGGGGAATGCAAGAGTGCGAATTCAAGAGGTATCTCAGCCGGAAGTCATACACCAATCTGGGTGACGTCCTGCACAAGGCAAATGAGTACATCAGGGGGGATGAAATGATGAAGATCTCCAATGTGGTAGTGGCAACCCGCGGAAATGTCAGGTACAATCCAGGCTATAACCCGCAGGCGGGAAAAGGAGGAAACAATTTTCATCAAAGCAATAATCAGCAAGGGGCAGGCcagagaaaccagaataacagaAATGCCAATCCACAGGGGCAGAGAAGCCGGCAAGACAGAAGGGAGTCCAGAGGACTCTTTGATAACTACACTCCGCTGAACACACCGCCGACGGCAATTTATAACATTAACAACAAGATGGATGGCTGGAGAAGGCCGCCACCAATGCAGAGTAGGGAAAGGAATGTCAAGAAATTCTGTGACTTCCATAATGAGCACGGCCACCTAACAGAGGACTGCAGAGACctcaaagacaacattgaggatatGGTCAGAAAGGGGTATTTTTCACAGTATAGGGCGAGGCAAGGAAATGGTAACAACAACTCGGTGGGGGGAAACCCTACCAATTCATACCGGCCACAAcagcaaaatcaacaacaataccCTAGAATCGAGCAGCCATATCAGCCGCCTAGAATCGAGCAAAAACAGCCGGAAACCAGTGCCAGAGCAGAACAGAGGGATGGCGGGAAAAAACCACCCGTGTATATAAATTCTGGCGGTCCAGTCCACGGAGGGATAATAAGCGACGCCAGTAGAAGCTTGGAGGAACACAGGCACATGGTAAACTATCATAACACAAGAGTGTGGCCTAACCCACCCAGCATACCAGTGATGACGTTCTCGGAATCGGATTGCAGAGGCATCATTTTCCCGCATGATGACCCACTAGTTCTTACAATTGATATTGCAAATGCCGATGTGAACAGAGTACTGGTAGACGGCGACAGCTCAGCAAACATCATCTTCTGGGAAGCCTTCAAACAATTGCACATACCAGAGGACGAGCTTCAAAGGGTGAACTACCCAGTAATCGGTTTCTCAGGATCTACAGTGTACCCAGAGGGTAGTATAAGGCTGCCGGTGAAAATCGGAGAAGGATCTGAAATGCGAGATCTCATGGTGGATTTCCTAATCATTAAAGTACCAGCGGCCTACAATGTGATCATCGGTCGCCCATTCATACATGACGTGCAGGCGGTAGTCTCATATGTCGAACCTGGAAAGGCCGGCAAAGATAAGGGGAAGTCAGTTGGCGGCAAGGTCCTGTTACTTGACTGCTTTGAGAACACCGGGAAGAATGGTCCCAGAAGTGAACTTGACTACTGA
- the LOC130467630 gene encoding uncharacterized protein: MAYAVLIAARKLRPYFDAHTIEVLTNFPLEKAISKLDTSGRLLKWAIELSEFDLEFRPRTAIKAQALADFIVEASYQEDEVQAEIWDVSVDGSAAQTGSGAGIIMKSPTEDIFEYAIKFMFNASNNEAEYEAAIAGIQMCLAADAKRVILTTDSQLVASQFSGEYEAKEPSMVKYLEKLRSVSAQLEKFSINLVPRAENTLADALSKLASSNVADLKRTVMMEVMNKRSTESEVIRVMAITTTSKWYDNIQTYIQTGALPADLAEAKKTKRDAVWYIILWGRLYKKSFSLPFLRCLTAFESARLIEEMHEGTCGNHAGGKPLAIICQRQGYYWPTMLEDCRAYVKKCEKCQKFSAVINLPANDLMPILNPIPFAQWGMDIVGPFPMAAGGRKFLIVPVDYFTKWIEAEPVAKITANQVKKFIWKNIITRFGLPQAIVFDHGSQFDCAPIQCFLGLYRVKLAHSSVCHPQSNGQAEAANKQILAALKKKLEDCKGKWADLMPEILWCNRTAIKEATGESPFKLSFGSEAVIPAEMALPTMRIQHYDEERNDQLLRHQLDFMPEIRMKAEITSAAYKSRMSRAYNKKVKHWPLGVGDLVLRRTAATGKGNAQGKLTANWEGPYQIWEEIVPGSYRLMQMDGTALKNSWNASTL, translated from the coding sequence ATGGCATATGCAGTCCTCATCGCGGCTAGAAAGTTAAGACCATACTTTGATGCGCATACAATCGAAGTGCTAACAAACTTTCCTCTCGAAAAAGCCATCAGCAAGCTAGATACATCAGGCCGGTTGCTAAAATGGGCAATAGAGTTGTCCGAGTTTGATTTGGAATTCCGGCCAAGAACTGCAATCAAAGCCCAGGCATTGGCGGACTTCATAGTTGAAGCGTCATACCAAGAAGATGAAGTACAAGCTGAAATATGGGATGTGTCAGTGGATGGTTCAGCTGCACAGACAGGCAGTGGGGCTGGAATAATCATGAAATCGCCAACAGAAGACATTTTTGAGTATGCTATAAAATTTATGTTCAACGCGTCAAATAACGAGGCAGAATACGAGGCAGCAATTGCCGGCATCCAAATGTGCCTCGCAGCAGATGCCAAAAGAGTAATACTGACAACAGACTCCCAGCTGGTAGCAAGTCAATTCAGCGGAGAATATGAGGCCAAAGAACCTTCAATGGTCAAATACCTGGAGAAGTTGAGGTCAGTGTCGGCTCAGCTAGAGAAATTCAGCATTAATCTGGTACCCCGAGCAGAAAACACACTGGCAGACGCACTATCAAAGCTAGCAAGTTCAAATGTCGCCGACTTGAAAAGAACAGTCATGATGGAAGTCATGAATAAGCGAAGTACGGAGTCGGAGGTAATACGGGTCATGGCCATCACAACTACCTCAAAATGGTACGATAATATCCAAACATACATACAGACTGGAGCCCTACCAGCAGATTTGGCAGAAGCCAAAAAGACAAAAAGGGACGCGGTTTGGTACATCATCCTGTGGGGACGGTTGTACAAAAAGTCATTTAGCCTGCCATTCTTAAGGTGCCTGACAGCATTCGAGTCAGCAAGGCTGATCGAAGAGATGCACGAAGGAACATGTGGGAACCATGCCGGTGGAAAACCCCTTGCCATCATCTGTCAAAGGCAAGGCTATTACTGGCCAACAATGTTAGAAGATTGCCGAGCTTATGTAAAAAAGTGCGAGAAATGTCAAAAGTTTTCAGCTGTGATAAACTTGCCAGCCAATGATTTGATGCCCATTCTGAACCCAATCCCATTCGCACaatggggaatggatattgTTGGACCATTCCCAATGGCGGCTGGAGGGCGCAAGTTCTTAATAGTACCAGTggactacttcaccaagtggatagaagcagagcCGGTAGCAAAAATAACGGCAAATCAGGTGAAAAAGTTCatatggaaaaatataataacaagatTCGGGCTGCCGCAGGCAATAGTTTTTGATCATGGATCACAGTTTGATTGTGCACCCATACAATGCTTCCTGGGATTATACAGAGTAAAGTTAGCTCACTCGTCAGTATGTCACCCACAGAGCAATGGGCAAGCAGAGGCGGCGAATAAGCAAATCCTGGCTGCACTGAAAAAGAAGCTAGAAGACTGTAAAGGCAAATGGGCAGATCTTATGCCAGAAATTCTGTGGTGCAACAGAACTGCTATCAAGGAGGCTACCGGCGAGAGTCCATTTAAGTTAAGCTTCGGGTCTGAGGCTGTCATACCGGCAGAAATGGCTCTGCCAACCATGCGAATCCAGCATTACGATGAAGAGAGAAACGATCAGCTGCTGCGACATCAGTTGGATTTCATGCCTGAAATCCGCATGAAAGCAGAAATCACTTCGGCAGCATACAAAAGCAGAATGAGCAGagcatacaacaagaaagtgaaACACTGGCCTCTAGGAGTAGGAGACCTGGTACTGCGGAGAACGGCGGCAACAGGAAAAGGAAATGCTCAAGGAAAGCTGACAGccaattgggaaggaccataccagaTATGGGAGGAAATTGTTCCTGGATCATACCGGTTAATGCAAATGGATGGTACCGCGCTCAAAAACTCCTGGAACGCCAGTACTCTGTGA